The Moritella sp. F3 sequence AGGCTCCTGCGTTGTCGAACTGCAGGCTGTAATGCCGAGTAACAACAAAGGAGTGAGTATTTTAATTCGCATAATAATTTCCATGAATAACGTAGATAAATACTATATTAGTGTAAATGCGTATGTTTACGTCTATATATTTACACTAATATATTCATATAAAAGAATAATATAGGTAATCAAACGGGATAGGCAGGAACATAGCAGACGAATAACATCTGCTATGCGAGACATTTATTAATAAAATAGCTTTTATGAAGAGAAAAATAGCCTAATAAAACATAAGTCGGCGGATTACATATTATGTTCCGCAAAAGACGCAAGGCGACTACGCTGCACACCTTTTAAGAACACATTGGCACTACCATCAAAGTTTTTAAAACGCTCCACCACATAGGTCAAGCCCGAAGTCACTGCGGTTAAATAACTGCTATCAATTTGCGATAGATTACCCGAGCAGACAATCTTGGTGCCTTCACCACAACGCGTAATAATGGTTTTCAGTTGCGCTGCGGTCAGATTTTGACACTCATCCAATAACACAAAGGCATTTTGGATTGAACGACCACGCATAAAGTTAACCGATTTGAACTGCAAATTAGCTTTTTCTTTAATGTATTCCACCGAGCCATCTTTACACTCATCGTGTTTATGTAATACCTCCAAGGTATCAGTGATCGCCGCTAACCAAGGCAACATTTTCTCTTCCTCGGTCCCCGGTAAAAAACCAATACTCTCGGCTATTTCAGGCGTGTTACGCGTCACAATGATCTTATCAAACATTTTCCGTTCAATCACTTGCTCCAATGCTGCTGCCATCGCTAATATTGTTTTACCACTACCCGCTGGTCCAGTTAGGATCACGAGATCGATGTGCGGATTAAGCAGCGCTTCCATCGCCATACCTTGGTAAACATTCTTCGGGTGAATTCCCCACGCTTTTTGTGACATTAACCGTTCACGGCCTAAATCAACAAAACTGATATCGCCTTTATCATTACCCACGACACGTGCAGCAAAGTGATCGGTTTCATCAATCAAGTATTGGTTAATAAAACTGTCTTTTAACTGCTCTGTTTCAACCGTATGGATGGTCTTTGATCCCATAGTTTCGCTTTTCATGCTTTCACTACGGCACTCACTAATCTCTTGCCAGAAATCACCGCTGAATTTATGAAACCCAGTGGCCAAAAACTTAATATCTTCGATCAATTGATCAGAGCGATAATCTTCAACGTACCTTAACCCTGCGCCTTTAGCTTTCAAGCGCATATTAATATCTTTGGTTACCAATACGATTTCGCGTTCTGACTGACTTTGTAAAAACAGCGCCGCGTTAATAATACGATTATCAGGTTCGTTATCAGTAAAAAAAGCATCTTGCTTCATCACGCTATGATCCGCAAAAATAGAGATCTTACCCAACTTATTTTTACTTTCGACTTTTTGTAGTGGTACACCTTGGCTTATTTCT is a genomic window containing:
- a CDS encoding PhoH family protein encodes the protein MESTNSKVFILDTNVLLHAPLSIFTFQEHDVMIPMTVLEELDNIKDRGRDVSRDARVAIRALEDIFSNASPEEISQGVPLQKVESKNKLGKISIFADHSVMKQDAFFTDNEPDNRIINAALFLQSQSEREIVLVTKDINMRLKAKGAGLRYVEDYRSDQLIEDIKFLATGFHKFSGDFWQEISECRSESMKSETMGSKTIHTVETEQLKDSFINQYLIDETDHFAARVVGNDKGDISFVDLGRERLMSQKAWGIHPKNVYQGMAMEALLNPHIDLVILTGPAGSGKTILAMAAALEQVIERKMFDKIIVTRNTPEIAESIGFLPGTEEEKMLPWLAAITDTLEVLHKHDECKDGSVEYIKEKANLQFKSVNFMRGRSIQNAFVLLDECQNLTAAQLKTIITRCGEGTKIVCSGNLSQIDSSYLTAVTSGLTYVVERFKNFDGSANVFLKGVQRSRLASFAEHNM